In Indicator indicator isolate 239-I01 chromosome 29, UM_Iind_1.1, whole genome shotgun sequence, the following are encoded in one genomic region:
- the POLG2 gene encoding DNA polymerase subunit gamma-2, mitochondrial — MALGCRQGGRWCSRVPLGRPVLRRRRPLAAQEVDAGFPVRPYAVAGGGEAAAGEELLEVCWRRHFLRGCAEPRPWRAYLSGCHPGFGPLGAGLRANLEAQWWDSALAFREQVLAVDAPFHSPLAAGYPPTGQSLLLLRSETLREALRAGLPVEEVLGSAGVLRESLLPGALAQYLNCLELVNKRLPCGLAQIGVCFHSIPESEQHNKNLRRIGERTTSLLAWFSSPRTAGQWLDYWLRQRLQWWRKFAVGPSNFSSSDFQDEEGRRGFNLHYAFPWGTETIETLKNLGDTELLQMYPGNSSKLFGRDGRKNVIPHVLSVSGNLDRGVLAYLFDSLQLAENPLTKKTTSQRKVLKLHPCLAPIKVALDVGKGPTTELRQVCQGLFNELSENRISVWPGYLETVQVSLEQLYAKYDEMSILFMVLITDATLESGVVQLRSRDTTMKEMMHISRLKDFLTKYVISAKNV, encoded by the exons ATGGCGCTGGGCTGTCGCCAAGGGGGTCGCTGGTGTAGCCGTGTTCCTTTGGGACGGCCCGTGCTGAGGCGGCGGAGGCCCCTCGCTGCACAGGAGGTGGATGCTGGGTTCCCAGTGCGGCCCTACGCGGTGGCCGGCGGCGGTGAGGCGGCGGCCGGCGAAGAGCTGCTCGAAGTGTGCTGGCGGCGGCACTTCCTGAGGGGCTGCGCGGAGCCGCGGCCCTGGCGCGCCTACCTTAGCGGCTGCCACCCAGGCTTCGGGCCGCTGGGTGCGGGGCTGCGGGCCAACCTGGAGGCCCAGTGGTGGGACTCGGCGCTGGCTTTCCGGGAGCAGGTGCTGGcggtagatgccccattccaCAGCCCGCTTGCCGCCGGGTATCCGCCGACCGGGCAGAGTCTCCTTCTGCTACGCTCAGAGACGCTGCGCGAAGCCCTCCGGGCCGGCCTGCCTGTGGAAGAAGTGCTGGGGAGCGCGGGAGTGCTTCGTGAGAGCCTGCTTCCCG GTGCTTTGGCACAATACCTTAACTGCTTAGAACTGGTGAACAAAAGACTGCCTTGTGGCCTCGCTCAAATTGGAGTGTGCTTTCATTCTATTCCAGAAAGtgaacaacacaacaaaaaccttAGAAG AATAGGAGAAAGGACCACGTCTTTGCTTGCATGGTTTAGTTCTCCCAGAACAGCAGGACAGTGGCTGGATTACTGGTTACGGCAGAGGCTCCAGTGGTGGAGGAAG tttgcagTAGGTCCATCTAacttcagcagcagtgacttCCAggatgaagaaggaagaagaggatttAATTTACATTATGCCTTTCCTTGGGGGACAGAAACAATAGAAACGTTGAAGAATCTTGGTGATACTGAACTGTTACAGATGTATCCAGGGAATAGTTCAAAATTATTT GGCCGAGATGGAAGGAAGAATGTTATTCCTCATGTTCTGTCAGTGAGTGGAAATCTGGACCGAGGAGTGTTAGCCTATCTCTTTGATTCTCTACAGCTAGCTGAGAATCCATTAACAAAAAAGACAACTTCACAGAGGAAG GTGCTTAAGCTTCATCCTTGTTTAGCACCTATTAAAGTGGCCTTGGATGTAGGAAAAGGTCCAACAACAGAGCTGAGACAG gTTTGTCAAGGATTGTTCAATGAACTGTCAGAGAACAGAATTTCTGTATGGCCAGGTTATCTGGAAACTGTGCAGGTATCTCTGGAACAGCTTTATGCAAA gTATGATGAGATGAGCATTCTTTTCATGGTCTTGATAACTGATGCCACACTGGAGAGCGGAGTGGTCCAGCTGAGAAGCAGAGACACCACCATGAAGGAAATGATGCACATTTCTAGGCTGAAGGACTTTTTAACCAAGTATGTAATATCAGCCAAAAATGTATAA